In one window of Leptospira sp. GIMC2001 DNA:
- a CDS encoding LIC_10042 family TonB-like protein, with protein MNPFSIKFGILISIISHIFIGIVFSFSYWLSSSDTELNFLLEKGSSSRIVARFVNKGLGDEISKQSLESQLGSTDVENDIESIQRKIIYPASALERNLESDCEWLVTVAENRKLEKLETTKKCKYGIFEKAFEDAVRDWEFASLPGTVIRIPVSFRIDHGK; from the coding sequence ATGAACCCATTCAGCATAAAATTCGGAATTTTAATATCGATTATTTCTCATATTTTTATCGGAATTGTCTTTAGTTTTTCTTATTGGTTGAGCAGCTCGGATACTGAACTCAACTTTCTGTTAGAAAAAGGTTCCTCCTCTAGAATCGTCGCGCGGTTTGTGAATAAAGGTTTGGGAGATGAGATCTCAAAACAATCTTTAGAATCGCAATTGGGTTCTACGGATGTCGAAAATGACATAGAATCCATACAACGAAAAATTATCTATCCTGCTTCTGCACTCGAAAGAAATTTAGAATCTGACTGCGAGTGGCTTGTAACAGTTGCGGAAAATCGAAAACTTGAAAAATTGGAAACAACGAAGAAATGTAAATACGGAATTTTTGAAAAAGCTTTCGAAGATGCCGTTCGAGATTGGGAATTTGCCTCATTACCGGGAACTGTAATCAGAATTCCTGTCTCATTTCGAATAGACCATGGAAAATAA
- a CDS encoding UpxY family transcription antiterminator yields MENKEPDNESLQREWHIVYTNPRAEKKVKTYLDRYEIINYLPLLNIKSKWSDRWKMVEKPLFTSYLFVRISYWEEKNKVLMLPGIHHIVFYKGVPATVTQEDLDLVDLFVQNYAETLKVQKHESLQAGKKLEIKHGKFKGKIVEVLEQKNKFYVVVNLPMMGQTVRAEIQIEDLGLEELKV; encoded by the coding sequence ATGGAAAATAAAGAACCCGATAACGAATCACTCCAGAGAGAATGGCATATCGTTTATACCAATCCTCGAGCAGAGAAAAAGGTAAAAACATATCTTGATCGTTACGAAATTATCAACTATTTACCTTTATTAAATATCAAATCCAAATGGTCCGATCGTTGGAAAATGGTTGAGAAGCCTCTTTTCACATCCTATCTATTTGTAAGAATTTCCTACTGGGAAGAAAAAAACAAAGTACTCATGCTTCCCGGAATACATCATATCGTTTTTTATAAGGGAGTCCCAGCGACTGTTACTCAAGAGGATTTGGATCTAGTAGATTTGTTTGTGCAAAATTATGCAGAAACTTTAAAAGTTCAAAAACATGAATCCTTACAAGCTGGCAAAAAATTAGAAATCAAGCATGGTAAGTTCAAAGGCAAAATTGTTGAAGTCCTTGAACAAAAGAATAAGTTTTATGTTGTTGTAAACCTTCCGATGATGGGTCAGACTGTGAGAGCAGAAATCCAAATTGAAGACCTCGGATTAGAAGAGTTAAAAGTATGA
- a CDS encoding M23 family metallopeptidase, with translation MKARNFAQGEVIYVSIKSLKPGVFSEKFKMLADNKPVLLSPKSNTEEMIGFIPISPEYKNKTLQIEIQSKILFVKYGTKKYEIDIHTTDFLVIKKQSITLDKKYTEKKYSDEVLKFIQECSAAKNTAFSSMSDLQFTSGFVMPVKKVYLTSPFYVRRDYNKTKGKPHGGLDFRGSSGTPIFAIQDGTVVLAREMYFEGNFTIIDHGNKIFSFYMHQSSIAVKPGDKVKKGQEIGKIGSTGMSTGPHLHLGIKVNDVILDPMSILSFKNL, from the coding sequence ATGAAAGCAAGAAATTTTGCGCAGGGTGAAGTAATCTATGTTAGTATAAAATCCTTGAAACCAGGAGTCTTTAGTGAGAAATTCAAAATGCTCGCAGACAATAAACCTGTGCTGCTCTCACCAAAATCAAATACCGAAGAAATGATTGGCTTTATACCAATCAGTCCCGAATACAAAAATAAAACTCTCCAAATTGAAATCCAATCGAAAATCTTATTTGTAAAATATGGAACTAAGAAATACGAAATTGATATCCATACAACAGACTTTCTCGTAATCAAAAAACAATCTATAACACTTGATAAGAAATATACAGAAAAAAAATATTCCGATGAAGTTTTAAAATTCATCCAAGAATGTTCAGCAGCGAAAAATACTGCCTTCTCTTCTATGAGCGATCTGCAATTCACAAGCGGATTTGTTATGCCTGTAAAAAAAGTTTATCTTACCAGTCCATTTTATGTGAGGCGTGATTATAATAAAACCAAAGGGAAACCTCATGGCGGATTGGATTTTCGAGGATCATCTGGTACTCCTATTTTTGCAATTCAAGACGGAACGGTTGTTTTAGCTAGAGAAATGTATTTTGAAGGAAATTTCACGATCATAGATCATGGTAACAAGATATTTTCTTTTTATATGCACCAATCATCAATCGCCGTTAAGCCTGGTGATAAAGTCAAGAAAGGTCAAGAAATTGGTAAAATTGGATCAACTGGAATGTCTACTGGGCCCCATCTTCATTTAGGAATCAAAGTAAATGATGTGATACTAGATCCAATGTCAATTTTAAGTTTTAAAAATTTATAA
- a CDS encoding NuoI/complex I 23 kDa subunit family protein, producing MATINVVNVAKRHQFSWIERFYFYSISKGLWITLKHFLKVAVLNRVPTIEYPDKKRQYSSRFRGMHSMKRDEKERERCTSCFCCMWICPANAIYIEAGEVTPEIQHLHPEDKFAKKFEIDLLRCIFCGLCEEACPKGAIYLDGTGEMAADNREDLILTKERMMEKTGGAIIGQRN from the coding sequence TTGGCCACAATTAATGTTGTAAATGTTGCAAAGCGTCACCAATTTTCTTGGATAGAGAGGTTTTATTTCTATTCAATCAGTAAGGGACTTTGGATTACTCTGAAGCATTTTCTCAAGGTTGCCGTATTGAATCGTGTTCCTACAATTGAATATCCAGATAAGAAAAGGCAATACTCGAGCAGGTTTCGTGGAATGCATTCCATGAAGCGGGACGAGAAAGAGCGAGAACGGTGCACGAGTTGTTTTTGTTGTATGTGGATCTGTCCAGCCAATGCGATTTATATAGAAGCTGGAGAAGTAACGCCTGAGATTCAGCATTTGCATCCTGAAGATAAATTTGCTAAGAAATTTGAAATTGACTTATTGCGTTGTATTTTTTGCGGACTTTGTGAAGAAGCTTGCCCCAAGGGAGCAATCTATCTTGACGGAACGGGAGAAATGGCAGCGGATAATCGCGAAGATTTAATTCTAACAAAAGAAAGAATGATGGAAAAAACTGGTGGGGCTATAATAGGTCAAAGAAACTAG
- the aroC gene encoding chorismate synthase — protein sequence MPSSWGKIFKVSTFGESHGTSVGVVVDGVPAGLPFELEEIQKDLDRRRPGQSDITTPRDEADRVRVLSGVFENRTIGSPIALVVDNQNTISKDYDNLRDVYRPSHADFTYQEKYGHRAHVGGGRSSVRETIARVAAGAIARRILENDLGIRTVSWVDSIGEIDSNIVDGQYPTSREQVDQNKVRCPDAATATKMEELILQLSKEGDSVGGVVKTVVYNLPPGLGDPVYDKLDGDLGKAILSIPACKGFEIGSGFSGTRLTGSKHNDEFYKDKDGRIRTRSNHSGGLQGGITNGMELVVKAAFKPTSTIKKEQKTVNAQNEETILQAKGRHDPCVLPRAVPIVEAAINLILVDAYFYQRALQPEWYLKWVLKK from the coding sequence ATGCCGAGCAGTTGGGGAAAAATTTTTAAGGTCAGTACATTCGGAGAATCGCACGGAACATCAGTTGGAGTAGTGGTGGACGGAGTACCAGCCGGATTACCATTTGAGTTGGAAGAAATTCAGAAAGATCTAGATCGGAGACGTCCAGGACAGAGCGATATTACAACACCTCGTGACGAAGCTGATCGAGTTCGGGTTCTTTCTGGAGTTTTTGAGAATCGAACTATTGGAAGTCCTATTGCACTAGTTGTAGATAATCAAAATACCATTTCTAAGGATTATGATAACCTAAGAGATGTTTATCGACCATCCCATGCAGATTTTACATATCAAGAAAAATATGGGCATCGTGCCCATGTGGGTGGTGGAAGGTCCAGTGTTCGGGAGACTATTGCAAGAGTTGCTGCGGGTGCAATTGCTCGTCGAATTTTAGAAAATGATTTAGGAATTCGGACGGTTTCATGGGTTGATTCCATAGGAGAGATTGATAGTAATATTGTTGATGGTCAATATCCAACTTCTCGCGAACAAGTCGATCAAAACAAAGTTCGTTGCCCAGATGCAGCAACAGCAACCAAAATGGAAGAGTTGATTTTGCAATTGAGCAAAGAAGGAGATTCCGTTGGTGGAGTTGTCAAAACTGTAGTTTATAATTTACCTCCTGGCCTAGGAGATCCCGTATACGATAAGTTAGATGGCGATTTAGGTAAAGCCATTCTTTCGATTCCTGCTTGCAAAGGTTTCGAGATTGGTTCTGGATTCTCAGGAACAAGACTGACCGGAAGCAAGCACAACGATGAATTTTATAAAGATAAAGATGGTAGAATTCGCACTAGAAGCAATCATTCCGGTGGTTTGCAAGGTGGAATTACAAATGGAATGGAACTTGTAGTGAAAGCTGCATTTAAACCAACTTCAACCATCAAGAAAGAGCAGAAAACTGTAAATGCGCAGAACGAAGAAACGATTTTACAGGCAAAAGGTAGACATGATCCTTGTGTGCTACCGCGCGCAGTTCCGATTGTGGAAGCGGCAATCAATTTGATTCTGGTTGATGCCTACTTCTATCAGAGAGCGCTTCAGCCTGAATGGTATTTGAAATGGGTGTTGAAAAAGTAG
- a CDS encoding 2Fe-2S iron-sulfur cluster-binding protein, protein MVKIKIDSVEYEVDEKKNLIDAAKDAGVEIPFFCYHPALTVVGMCRMCLIEIEGVPRLQAACNTPVKEGLSIITKSDRVKEGRAGTMEFLLANHPLDCPVCDKAGECQLQDNAFGSGKGVSRFEFTKRNVPQEEIGTNLIINHNRCIVCYRCVRFEEEKVGESNLGLFERGYHSIIGLAKEEPINHNYQGALADICPVGALLNHETLFKSRVWWYKNYESVCHGCSTGCNVKANVRDNKMYRYMVQERPEKDMYFLCDKGRFDLDWMNDNRLLTYVKDGSPSISTDVFSSLIDNWKASSSIAILGGGHETNESLSSSKAIVDQLVSIDSQKKIVWEARVMDPQYKDTEQVDFLLTKDWHPNTRGAMDLGLKSNDGIHKIIDSFNQGKIDMLIVIKETLPLNIDPSKLSKVVVLDTNLSDSVMKAGLAMPIQIFAEQGGSFTNKNGLVQSFEKSMKAPQGLLSTSEIFSRLLKEIQNPIKEEVALGHN, encoded by the coding sequence TTGGTTAAGATTAAAATTGATAGCGTAGAATACGAAGTAGATGAAAAGAAAAACTTAATCGATGCAGCCAAAGATGCCGGGGTAGAAATACCTTTTTTCTGCTATCATCCTGCTCTAACTGTTGTTGGAATGTGTAGGATGTGTTTGATCGAAATCGAAGGTGTTCCACGATTACAAGCCGCTTGCAATACTCCTGTGAAGGAAGGACTTTCTATCATCACCAAAAGTGATCGTGTAAAAGAAGGTCGAGCTGGAACAATGGAATTTCTTCTCGCCAATCATCCGTTAGATTGCCCTGTCTGCGATAAAGCAGGAGAATGCCAATTGCAAGATAACGCATTTGGATCAGGGAAGGGTGTATCTCGTTTTGAGTTCACCAAACGAAATGTTCCTCAAGAGGAAATTGGCACTAATTTAATCATAAATCACAATCGATGTATTGTTTGCTATCGATGTGTTCGATTCGAAGAAGAGAAAGTCGGAGAATCGAATCTGGGTTTATTCGAACGAGGTTACCATTCCATTATTGGATTGGCCAAAGAAGAACCAATCAATCATAATTACCAAGGTGCTTTAGCAGACATCTGTCCTGTGGGTGCCCTACTCAATCATGAAACCTTATTCAAATCAAGAGTATGGTGGTATAAAAATTATGAATCAGTTTGTCACGGATGCAGTACTGGATGCAACGTAAAAGCAAACGTAAGAGACAATAAAATGTATCGCTATATGGTGCAAGAGCGACCCGAGAAAGATATGTATTTTCTCTGTGACAAAGGTCGATTTGATTTAGATTGGATGAACGATAACCGTTTGCTTACTTATGTTAAAGACGGATCACCATCGATTTCTACAGACGTCTTCAGTAGCTTAATTGATAATTGGAAAGCTTCTTCTTCAATTGCTATACTCGGTGGAGGGCATGAAACTAATGAATCACTTTCAAGCTCTAAGGCGATTGTTGATCAACTAGTATCAATTGATAGCCAGAAGAAAATTGTATGGGAAGCTCGAGTTATGGATCCTCAATATAAAGACACAGAGCAAGTTGATTTCTTGTTAACAAAAGATTGGCATCCTAATACTCGTGGAGCTATGGATTTAGGACTTAAATCCAATGATGGAATTCATAAAATTATTGATTCATTCAATCAAGGCAAAATTGATATGTTAATAGTCATTAAAGAAACTTTGCCTTTGAATATAGATCCATCTAAGTTAAGCAAGGTGGTCGTATTGGATACAAATCTAAGTGATTCAGTAATGAAGGCTGGACTTGCTATGCCTATCCAAATATTTGCAGAACAAGGTGGAAGTTTTACCAATAAGAATGGACTTGTTCAATCATTTGAAAAATCTATGAAAGCGCCTCAAGGTCTTTTGAGCACTTCAGAGATTTTTAGCAGACTGCTAAAAGAAATTCAGAATCCTATAAAGGAGGAAGTTGCTCTTGGCCACAATTAA
- a CDS encoding type I 3-dehydroquinate dehydratase, whose translation MPQKYKVIAAVGEDDLKNLQKKDTKDIDILEIRLDLFSRNYIQKELKKKVKALALPVLLTYRRAEDSNMRSYVKLFAEDVVDILKDFNDSSNYLDIELNRDGTIFENYASLKFQIVYSYHSFKKSISQKEMRDYISNAVPVKSGKPVFKFAITPEDINEAAEFLADIKVLSKQSSLIGVCMGESGIISRVFGDQYGSSFTYMTIGEPKAPGQITIDTFKKLRPDLYKNSNV comes from the coding sequence ATGCCACAGAAATACAAAGTAATTGCAGCCGTCGGTGAAGATGACCTCAAAAATCTTCAGAAAAAGGATACAAAGGATATTGATATTTTGGAGATTCGCCTTGATCTTTTCTCAAGAAATTATATCCAGAAAGAACTTAAGAAGAAAGTAAAAGCACTAGCGCTTCCTGTTTTGCTAACTTATAGAAGAGCAGAAGATAGTAATATGCGATCTTATGTGAAATTATTTGCTGAGGACGTTGTAGATATTCTCAAAGATTTTAATGATAGCTCCAATTACCTGGACATTGAATTGAACCGCGATGGAACTATCTTTGAGAATTATGCATCCTTAAAGTTTCAGATTGTTTATTCATACCATAGTTTTAAAAAATCCATTTCCCAGAAAGAAATGCGTGACTACATATCCAATGCTGTACCTGTTAAGTCGGGTAAACCTGTTTTTAAATTTGCAATAACACCAGAAGATATTAACGAAGCAGCGGAATTTTTAGCAGATATAAAAGTTCTTTCCAAGCAGAGTAGCTTGATTGGAGTTTGCATGGGTGAGTCAGGAATAATTTCTCGAGTCTTTGGTGACCAATACGGTTCTAGTTTTACTTATATGACCATCGGAGAACCAAAGGCTCCGGGACAAATTACTATTGACACTTTCAAAAAATTAAGACCTGATTTATATAAGAACTCAAATGTCTAA
- the fliG gene encoding flagellar motor switch protein FliG, protein MLNKKAALTGRQKAAIFLVAVGNEVAAEIFKHLREDEIEQITFEIARLDKITPEDKEKVLVEFNELMMAQEFITNGGIDFARGLLEKALGNQKAIDIINRLTSSLQVRPFDFIRRTDPQHLLNFIQNEHPQTIALILSYLDPQKASNILSNLPHTIQADVAKRIATMDRVSPDVLREVERVLERKLSTLASEDYTSAGGIDSVVEILNLVDRGTEKTIIEALEEEDPELAEEIKKRMFVFEDIVLLDDRAIQKVLREVDNQDLAKALKSVDTEVQDKIFKNMSKRAANLLREDMDFMGPIRLKDVEDSQQKIVNIIRKLEDQGEIVVARAGEEELVV, encoded by the coding sequence GTGTTAAATAAGAAGGCAGCACTCACAGGTAGGCAAAAAGCAGCGATATTTTTAGTTGCTGTTGGGAATGAAGTAGCTGCAGAGATTTTTAAACATTTACGTGAAGATGAGATCGAACAGATCACATTTGAGATCGCACGTCTCGATAAGATCACACCGGAAGACAAAGAAAAAGTTTTAGTTGAATTCAATGAGCTAATGATGGCTCAAGAGTTCATTACGAACGGTGGTATTGATTTCGCTAGAGGATTATTAGAGAAAGCGCTCGGAAATCAAAAAGCTATAGACATCATCAATCGTCTTACTTCGTCATTGCAAGTGAGACCCTTTGACTTTATTCGAAGAACTGACCCACAACATCTATTAAACTTTATTCAGAACGAGCATCCCCAAACAATTGCCTTGATCTTATCATACTTGGATCCTCAAAAAGCATCGAATATATTATCAAATCTTCCTCATACAATCCAAGCAGATGTTGCCAAAAGAATTGCAACAATGGACAGGGTGTCACCGGATGTATTACGTGAAGTTGAACGGGTGTTAGAGCGTAAATTATCAACACTTGCATCAGAAGATTATACATCAGCGGGTGGTATAGATTCTGTTGTTGAGATTCTTAACTTGGTGGATCGTGGAACTGAGAAGACAATTATTGAAGCGCTAGAAGAAGAAGATCCAGAACTTGCAGAAGAGATTAAGAAGAGAATGTTTGTATTCGAGGACATTGTACTTCTTGATGATAGAGCGATACAGAAAGTACTACGCGAAGTAGATAACCAAGATCTCGCGAAAGCTTTGAAATCGGTTGATACAGAAGTGCAAGATAAAATTTTCAAGAACATGTCCAAACGTGCTGCCAATTTACTTCGTGAGGATATGGATTTTATGGGACCAATCCGTCTGAAAGATGTTGAAGATTCTCAGCAAAAAATTGTAAATATCATACGTAAACTTGAAGACCAAGGTGAGATCGTCGTTGCTCGTGCGGGTGAAGAAGAGTTGGTTGTTTAG
- a CDS encoding KpsF/GutQ family sugar-phosphate isomerase: protein MSQEIISKIEKALDIEIESILHFRKNLDSRFADAVNVILQSKGKVILTGVGKSGDIAKKVSSTLSSTGTPAIFIHPTDALHGDAGIIARDDVVIAIGKSGESEELNSLIPTAKSIGAKIISITANDKSSLAKQSDVILLTPILKEACPLALAPTSSTTIALMAGDALAMTLMELRNFQAEDFALYHPAGRLGKRLALKIDDVMRKGTELAQVKPEDNLDTILKEITSKLSGCAAVTDHDGILIGFITDYDIRKKVLSEKIENPTAEKIMTANPAHFPSGSKAYEVLVSMESRERPISAAPIADSNRKLVGIVTVHDLLQKGL, encoded by the coding sequence ATGAGCCAAGAAATTATTTCCAAAATTGAAAAAGCTCTGGATATAGAAATCGAATCGATTTTGCATTTTCGCAAAAATCTTGATAGTCGTTTTGCAGACGCAGTGAATGTAATCCTACAATCAAAAGGAAAAGTTATTCTAACTGGTGTAGGTAAATCAGGCGATATTGCAAAAAAGGTATCATCGACTCTATCATCAACAGGCACACCTGCAATCTTCATCCACCCTACCGACGCTCTACATGGAGATGCAGGAATCATTGCTCGTGACGACGTTGTCATAGCAATTGGTAAAAGCGGAGAATCTGAAGAATTGAATTCTTTGATTCCCACTGCGAAAAGTATCGGAGCCAAAATCATCTCGATTACTGCAAATGATAAGTCTTCGCTTGCTAAACAATCCGATGTTATCCTTCTCACTCCTATTCTCAAAGAAGCTTGTCCTTTAGCACTTGCCCCAACATCAAGTACAACCATTGCCCTCATGGCGGGTGATGCTCTCGCTATGACTCTAATGGAATTGCGAAATTTTCAAGCTGAAGATTTTGCTCTCTACCATCCAGCTGGACGACTAGGCAAAAGACTCGCACTTAAAATAGACGATGTTATGCGAAAGGGAACAGAACTTGCGCAGGTAAAACCTGAAGACAATCTGGATACAATATTGAAGGAAATTACTTCTAAACTATCTGGATGTGCGGCAGTTACAGACCATGATGGAATTCTGATTGGCTTCATCACAGACTATGATATTCGAAAAAAAGTCTTATCTGAAAAAATTGAAAACCCCACTGCCGAAAAAATTATGACAGCAAATCCAGCACACTTTCCATCTGGAAGCAAGGCTTATGAAGTGTTGGTTAGTATGGAGTCAAGAGAGCGTCCGATATCTGCTGCTCCAATCGCTGATTCCAATAGAAAATTGGTGGGCATTGTGACTGTCCATGATTTGCTACAGAAAGGATTATAA
- a CDS encoding response regulator, translating to MQKVFKILLAEDDDNSAKVVIHSLDRYNFDVTHVADGMAALSKVRVNEYDLIISDIMMPYLDGLAFLEKAAEFIKETPTIVLTAAGERKNVLRAAQRQVSHYILKPIDVDGLMEKVLSTLTISKGELVEKRGFPLKISLNDGAAPSITLNLEGCPRKNSADEIAARVMDYIQARSTTSAMEINIQDVFFAESASFRILDEFLNKINKNTNLRSGQIQIFADEIIQAKLEPDKFPNLLSCKIQSRA from the coding sequence ATGCAAAAAGTTTTTAAAATATTATTAGCTGAAGATGATGATAATTCTGCAAAGGTTGTGATACATTCTTTGGATAGATACAATTTTGATGTTACCCATGTTGCAGATGGAATGGCTGCTCTATCAAAGGTTAGAGTTAATGAATATGACCTCATAATAAGCGACATAATGATGCCCTACCTTGATGGATTGGCATTTCTAGAAAAGGCAGCTGAATTCATTAAAGAAACTCCAACAATCGTTCTTACTGCAGCCGGCGAAAGAAAAAATGTTTTACGAGCAGCTCAGAGACAAGTTAGCCATTATATCCTTAAGCCAATTGATGTGGATGGACTTATGGAAAAAGTTCTCTCCACTCTCACTATATCCAAAGGAGAATTGGTAGAGAAACGGGGATTTCCCTTGAAAATTTCCCTCAATGATGGAGCTGCACCTTCAATCACTCTCAATTTGGAAGGCTGCCCACGTAAGAATAGTGCGGACGAAATTGCTGCTCGAGTTATGGATTATATTCAAGCTCGTTCGACTACCTCAGCTATGGAAATAAATATCCAAGATGTTTTCTTTGCTGAATCCGCAAGCTTTCGTATCCTCGATGAATTTCTAAACAAAATCAATAAGAATACAAATCTTAGATCTGGGCAGATTCAAATTTTTGCAGATGAAATCATCCAAGCGAAATTAGAACCTGATAAATTCCCAAATTTATTGAGTTGCAAGATACAATCTAGGGCTTAG
- a CDS encoding putative bifunctional diguanylate cyclase/phosphodiesterase, with product MVQYICSSKTNLSMYISDILMSAWDTVPILLSDESYFSRVERNRDSIFFLIEDSNSNHWCKRVIEEFPNSLTVVITESDNVDKKLSENGKIADFYITVKDLASDHFKHIKTAIDLKQKDKQNNAHIRMLEETVVEWENVFRDSLDLIFIIDAETKKIVQPNKTATIVLGYSEVELIGMDFSFLSTNMDENSSNAEFHGASIVNQGLRSNSGKWIPMESTWRVFQKGQVAHIIATFRDISERKSAEEKIHSLAYYNATSQLPNRILFESELKEILSIVKSQQESLAVIVMDIDNFKLVNESLGSVRGDQLLKGVADRLVKIVSKKYFIGHFGGDEFGLVVRGYRNQTELESIILFVQMELRKPYQLEERELHITFSMGVALYPKHADGSAGLIKSADMAMYSSKNKGKNHFSYYSNKMMEIVQGRLEVENDLRRAIQAKEFEIYFQPQISIKTGELCGVEALIRWNHPQKGLVMPGKFIGVAEDTGLIYDIGLCVLEKSCQAAKSWIDDGLIDFPISVNISAKQWNGFGIAEDIKRVLAESQLPANFLTVELTESSIMLNPESSIAMFRDLVKMGVLLSVDDFGTGYSSLSYLKRLDVHHLKIDRSFIQDLVTNENDRAISAAIINMAHSLNLLVVAEGVEDHEQLMILREQGCDMIQGFYISRPIPEKEFEELLKRFRTLKYGVSVP from the coding sequence ATGGTTCAATATATTTGCTCATCAAAAACAAACCTTTCGATGTATATATCAGACATATTAATGTCTGCTTGGGATACTGTACCTATTTTGCTATCAGACGAATCTTATTTCTCTAGGGTTGAGAGAAACAGAGATTCCATATTCTTTCTAATTGAAGATTCAAATTCCAACCATTGGTGCAAGCGAGTAATCGAAGAATTTCCAAACTCCTTAACAGTTGTCATTACAGAGTCAGATAATGTAGATAAGAAGCTGTCTGAAAATGGTAAGATTGCTGATTTCTATATCACTGTAAAAGATTTGGCTTCAGACCATTTTAAACATATAAAAACAGCTATTGATCTTAAACAAAAAGATAAACAGAATAATGCACATATTAGAATGCTTGAAGAAACCGTGGTTGAATGGGAAAATGTATTCCGCGATTCCTTGGATTTAATTTTTATTATCGATGCAGAAACAAAAAAAATAGTTCAGCCTAACAAAACTGCTACCATAGTATTAGGTTATTCAGAAGTTGAATTGATTGGGATGGATTTTTCTTTCCTTAGTACGAATATGGATGAAAATTCAAGTAACGCTGAGTTTCACGGAGCAAGCATTGTCAATCAAGGATTACGTAGTAACTCTGGGAAATGGATTCCAATGGAATCTACTTGGAGAGTATTTCAGAAAGGACAAGTAGCACATATCATTGCAACCTTTCGCGATATTTCAGAAAGGAAATCTGCTGAAGAAAAGATTCACTCGCTTGCATACTATAATGCAACCAGCCAACTCCCGAATAGAATTTTATTTGAATCAGAATTAAAAGAAATATTATCAATCGTTAAGTCACAACAAGAATCATTAGCAGTAATTGTGATGGATATTGACAATTTCAAATTAGTGAATGAGTCATTAGGAAGTGTTAGGGGAGATCAACTTCTTAAAGGAGTTGCTGATCGTCTTGTCAAAATCGTATCCAAGAAATATTTTATTGGTCATTTTGGAGGTGATGAATTTGGCTTAGTTGTTCGCGGATATAGAAACCAGACCGAGCTTGAATCTATAATTCTTTTCGTTCAAATGGAATTACGCAAACCTTATCAATTGGAAGAACGAGAACTTCATATTACATTTAGTATGGGAGTTGCATTGTATCCTAAGCATGCGGATGGTTCAGCGGGTCTGATTAAGTCGGCGGACATGGCTATGTATTCTAGTAAGAATAAAGGTAAAAATCATTTCTCTTACTACTCTAATAAAATGATGGAAATTGTTCAAGGTCGCTTGGAAGTTGAGAATGATTTAAGACGTGCAATTCAAGCAAAAGAATTTGAAATTTATTTCCAACCACAAATTTCCATAAAGACAGGCGAACTATGTGGAGTTGAGGCTCTGATTCGTTGGAACCATCCGCAGAAAGGATTGGTAATGCCTGGAAAATTCATTGGAGTTGCTGAAGATACGGGATTAATTTATGATATTGGTCTATGTGTTTTGGAAAAGTCATGTCAAGCCGCGAAGTCTTGGATTGACGATGGGCTAATAGATTTTCCAATTTCTGTGAATATTAGTGCGAAACAATGGAACGGATTTGGGATTGCGGAAGATATTAAGCGTGTTCTCGCAGAATCTCAGCTCCCAGCTAATTTTCTTACAGTCGAGTTGACGGAAAGTTCTATCATGTTGAATCCAGAATCAAGTATCGCAATGTTTCGAGATTTAGTTAAGATGGGTGTCCTCCTATCTGTTGATGATTTTGGGACAGGATATTCATCATTGAGTTATCTAAAACGCTTAGATGTTCATCATCTAAAGATCGATCGAAGTTTTATCCAAGATTTGGTAACAAATGAAAATGATCGCGCAATATCTGCTGCAATCATCAATATGGCTCATTCATTAAATCTTTTAGTTGTCGCTGAAGGTGTGGAGGATCATGAACAGCTTATGATACTTCGAGAGCAAGGTTGTGATATGATTCAAGGTTTTTATATTTCTCGACCAATTCCAGAAAAAGAGTTTGAAGAACTTCTCAAAAGGTTCCGAACCTTGAAGTATGGAGTCAGCGTTCCTTAG